A window of the Nyctibius grandis isolate bNycGra1 chromosome 9, bNycGra1.pri, whole genome shotgun sequence genome harbors these coding sequences:
- the CRYBA2 gene encoding beta-crystallin A2, which produces MTSSEAMDTLGQYKITVWEEENFQGKRCEFLMECPSIMERGFRKIRSIKVESGPWVGFEYPEYQGQQFILEKGDYPRWEAWSGNSGYRTEHLLSFRPVKCANHNDSKVILYERENFQGHKFELNDDYPSLQAMGWRNKEVASIKVNAGAWVAYQYPGYRGYQYVLERDRQNGEFKKYNEYSSQAHTNQIQSIRRVQH; this is translated from the exons ATGACCAGCAGCGAAGCCATGGACACCCTGGGGCAGTACAAGATCACGGTGTGGGAGGAAGAGAACTTCCAGGGCAAGCGCTGCGAGTTCCTCATGGAGTGCCCCAGCATCATGGAGCGCGGCTTCCGCAAGATCCGCTCCATCAAGGTGGAGTCTGGCCC CTGGGTGGGCTTCGAGTACCCCGAGTACCAGGGGCAGCAGTTTATCCTGGAGAAAGGTGACTATCCACGGTGGGAGGCCTGGAGCGGGAACAGCGGCTACCGGACCGAGCATCTCCTCTCCTTCCGACCCGTCAAGTGCGCA AACCATAACGACAGCAAAGTCATCCTCTATGAGAGGGAGAACTTCCAGGGGCACAAGTTTGAGCTGAACGATGACTACCCCTCGCTGCAGGCCATGGGCTGGCGCAACAAGGAGGTGGCATCCATCAAAGTGAACGCCGGAGC GTGGGTAGCATACCAGTACCCGGGATACAGGGGCTACCAGTACGTGCTGGAGCGGGACAGACAGAACGGTGAGTTCAAGAAGTACAACGAATACAGCAGCCAGGCCCACACCAACCAGATCCAATCCATCCGCCGCGTCCAGCACTGA